The following are encoded together in the Daucus carota subsp. sativus chromosome 5, DH1 v3.0, whole genome shotgun sequence genome:
- the LOC108221640 gene encoding protein FAR1-RELATED SEQUENCE 5-like codes for MESEFENQLIEESDHEEEEEQEPFDMQEEDNDQEISEKLSPPKVNSVFDSEVEVCEYYRRYGQQNGFGITIRNTRKIDGVSTYLTVACHRYGDSHRKVVGSLNPKPVVKSNCKARLCAKRMEDGKWCVTRFDNEHNHDLSPSKAHRFRCNRKLTNHAKRSLNLFDEAGIPMNKSYNTLVVEHGGHENMSFNKKDCENYMRTIRRLRLAEGDAVALQKYFNYAQSVDSNFYYSIDLDDENRIKNLFWADARCRAAYKEFGDVVTFDTTYLTNRYDMPFAPFVGVNHHGQSILFGCGLISNEDTKTFVWLFEAWLNCMSSNPPNAIITDQDRAMQNAIEHVFPKARHRWCLWHIMKKIPEKLKGYSEYESIKFQLQNIVYDYKKIRGK; via the coding sequence ATGGAATCTGAGTTCGAAAATCAATTGATCGAGGAAAGTGACcatgaagaagaggaagaacaaGAACCATTTGATATGCAAGAGGAAGATAATGATCAAGAAATTTCAGAAAAGCTCTCGCCCCCAAAGGTAAATTCTGTTTTTGATTCTGAAGTCGAGGTTTGTGAATATTATAGACGATATGGACAACAAAATGGGTTCGGAATTACAATAAGAAATACTAGAAAAATTGACGGAGTTAGCACATACTTAACAGTGGCATGTCATAGATACGGTGACTCTCATCGGAAAGTAGTGGGTAGTTTAAATCCAAAGCCCGTTGTAAAATCAAATTGTAAAGCTAGATTGTGTGCTAAAAGAATGGAAGATGGTAAATGGTGTGTGACTCGGTTTGATAATGAACACAATCATGATTTGAGTCCAAGTAAAGCCCATCGTTTTCGATGCAATAGAAAGTTAACAAATCATGCAAAAAGAAGTCTTAATTTATTTGATGAAGCTGGTATTCCTATGAATAAGAGTTATAATACTCTTGTGGTAGAACATGGAGGTCACGAAAATATGTCTTTCAATAAAAAAGATTGTGAAAACTATATGAGGACAATTAGAAGATTGAGACTGGCAGAGGGTGATGCTGTTGCcctccaaaaatattttaattatgcacAGTCAGTAGATTCCAATTTCTATTATTCAATAGACCTTGATGATGAAAATAGGATAAAAAATCTATTTTGGGCTGATGCACGGTGTAGAGCAGCATATAAAGAGTTTGGAGATGTTGTGACATTTGATACTACATATCTAACCAATAGATATGATATGCCATTCGCGCCTTTTGTAGGAGTTAATCATCATGGCCAATCTATATTATTTGGATGTGGCTTAATATCAAATGAGGACACAAAAACATTTGTATGGTTGTTTGAAGCCTGGCTTAACTGCATGTCTAGTAATCCACCAAATGCCATAATTACAGATCAAGATAGAGCAATGCAAAATGCGATTGAGCATGTTTTTCCTAAGGCACGTCATCGCTGGTGTTTATGGCATATTATGAAGAAAATTCCTGAAAAGTTAAAGGGGTACAGTGAGTATGAGTCAATAAAATTTCAGCTCCAAAATATTGTGTatgattataaaaagataagGGGAAAGTGA